TGAGTAGCCCAGCTTAAGTAAAAAGCAAACCATGACAATCTTTCCCCCCAAAACTCAGCAAAAGGCCTTCACAAGGCATTTTGATCACATAAACTCCAATTTTGTCTAAGTAATCCAAGATATTCATAGGAAAACCTGAAGACTCCCCGAGCTAGTCTACTAGATTTATTTTTCCCAGAACACATGAAActtaacatttccttttttccttttttttttttttgaggtggagtctcgctctgtcttccacgctggagtgcaaaggcacgatctcagctcactgcaacctccgcttcccgtcaagcgattctcctgcctcagcctcccgagtagctgggattacaggcgcccgccaccacgcccagctaatttttgtatttttttgtagagacggggttccaccatattggtcaggctggtctcgaactcctaacctcgtgatccgcccgcctcggcctcccaaagtgctgggattacaggcgtgagccaccgcgcctggccaacatttccatttttatcGTGAAGTTATGCACAACATGACCAAATCTTAGTCGGTGAGGGAGGTAAAGCCCCTTATGGGCAAGAAGAGGTTAGAACTTATCAAACGTATGCCCCTCTGGTGGTGCAATGCAGAGATTTCCCTCCTATTTCCAGGGAATTTCCCTCGAATTTCATTTCCCACCCCGTGAAAGCAGCAAGGTTAGGAAAgcgggggcggggcaggggggaTAGTTAtgattaaaaggaagaaaaaaaaaaaaaactgagaaaagcaAAGGGGGAACATAAACTGAGCCTACTGAGGAGATGCGGCGAAGGAAACGCTTCCGCGGGGCCGCTCGGTGCCTTGGGGCCTACCGGAGATGCGGGAGCGCGCCCCCGGCGGCGCCGGCCTCGAGCGGTCTCACGGAGTTGTAGTGCTCGCCGAGGCTGTAGGCGTAGTGCAGGTAGACCAGGATGATCGGCTTCTTGACGTACTCCTCCCCGATGACCAAGGTGGGCGAGTTGGCCTGGATCACCTCGATGGGGGTCTTCAGGACGTGCGACAGGGCCCTCAGCTCCAGCTGGCCTCCCCATGCCGCGGTGCGCACGATGTTGTCGCAGTAGATCATGAAGTCGTCGTAGCCGAAGGGGTCGCCGGTCTCCGGGTTGCTGAAGAAGGGCAGGAACTGGTCGACGTGCTTCTGCATGTAGCTGGCGGTGCGGCAGCGCAGCATCTCCACCGACACGCTGAACACCAGCTGATCTTGGATGGCACGGTACATGCAGTGGCCGTCGGCCGGGATCTCCTTCATCTCCAGACCTCTGGCTCCCAGGATGTCGGCgagcttctcctcctcctcgcGCCTGAAGCCGGCCAGGTGCTCGGACATCTCGGCCTGGAAGATGCTCTCCTGGCGCTCCCTCTCCTGGGACTCCATTCTTTCTCGCTTTCTCTGGGCTTTGGAGGGGCGGGGAGGCCGGTTTTCCAGATCTATCTTGGCCAGGTCTTCGACGACAGATTCAACGCTACTGTCGTCCTGGAACTTCTCGAGCTCCTGCCGGTGCCTCTGCGCCATCTCGGCCTCCATGCGGGCCACGTCTTGGAgcaactgctttcttttcttcttatcgGTCTTGGGAACCGAGTTTTTTAAGCTCTGGATCTGGGCCTGCAGCTCCTTCTTCTCGCGTTGGTGGCGGCGCAGTATGCGCTGCTGTTCACTCTTCGGATCATCCATGATGTTGAATGGCAAGCGGGAGTTCAAATATGCTGACAGTTCAAGTACCAAACAGACCAGAAGTCCTCAGCTTGCCCTAACGGTCGCTCTCTTTCACCTCAGCCGGCTCTAACCGCCGCTCTTGGCTCACCTCAGCCACCGCTTCCCCGCCCCCATTCACATTCTTCTCTGCCATTGGTTACTGTGTCTACATGGCCACGCCCCCCAGGCATGCCCAGTGCTAGGATTGGCTGTTGGGAGACGGACGTATGCGCCCATTGGACCCCACAGCAAAGGTTTTTGGCGGGATTCAAATATGGCCTTCCTGCAATGTGTGTGGCAGTGGGGCTTGTAGAGTCTTTCGCTGATTGACAGCCCAGTTCATTTCCAAGTCTGCACACAATGCAGGCAGTAGCCATACTTGACAGCCACACGACAGATACTACACTGCTGAATGTGCTCTAACCCTGGACTTGGCATTGCCCCTACTGTTGAGGAAGCAGTGCATTTTTCTCCAGTCTTTCAGGTCCCTTAACCGGGGAACCATTAACTTTTGTGCATCAGAACAAGGACATTTCCCTACATTCCTGCAAACACAGTCCTTTCAGAGGGGCGgggaatggagtctcgctctgtcgcccaggctggagtgcggtggtgcaatctcggctcactgcaacctctgcctcccgggtccaagcgattctcctgcctcagcctcccgggtagctgggactacaggcgcctgccaccatgcccggctaattttggtagttttggtagagacgaggttttgccatgttggccaggctggtcttgaactcctgacctcaggtgatttactcacctcggcctcccaaagtgctgggattaaagcgtgagccactgtgcccagccacaagtttttattttagccattttgataagtgtgaagtggtatctcattgtggctttaatttatagttccctaatggctaatgatgttccTCTTTTTATGTGCTCATTTGCCATCTATGCCATATCCTTTTCAGTATAATGTTTATGTCATTtgcctattttctctctcttttcttttttgttagtgatggggtctagctctgtcaccgagggtggaatgcagtggcatgatcatggtttattgcaacctcaaactcctgggatcaggttcagatgatcctcccacctcaacctcctgagtagctgggactacaggcaccaccatgcttggctaattttggggatttttttttttttccagatgcagtggctcacacctgtaatcccagcactttgggaggccaaggtgagaggatctcttgaggtcaggagttccagacaagcctgggcaacatggtaaagccccatctctaccaaaaatacaaaaaataagccgggtgtggtggtgtgtgcctgtagtcccaactactcctgggggctgaggtgggaggatagcttgagcctgggaagcagaagtcatagtgagccaagacagcagcactgcactccagtctgggctcaagtgatcctccacctctgcctctcaaagtgctgggattacaggtgtgagacgcCACGCTCAGCCCTTCATCtgcctattttctttctctctctctcactctctttcttcctctctctctctctcttactctctttctccttccttccttccttcctttctttctttctttttttttttttttttgagacagagtctttctctgttgcccaggctggagtgcagtggcgtgatctgggctcactgcagcctccaccttctacGTTCCAGCAagtctcatgtctcagcctcctgagtagctgggactacaggtgcacaccaccacacctggataatttttgtatttttagtagagacagagtttcaccatgttggccaggctggtcttgaactcctgagctcaagcgatcctcctgtcttggcctctcaaagtgct
This genomic stretch from Chlorocebus sabaeus isolate Y175 chromosome X, mChlSab1.0.hap1, whole genome shotgun sequence harbors:
- the OTUD6A gene encoding OTU domain-containing protein 6A yields the protein MDDPKSEQQRILRRHQREKKELQAQIQSLKNSVPKTDKKKRKQLLQDVARMEAEMAQRHRQELEKFQDDSSVESVVEDLAKIDLENRPPRPSKAQRKRERMESQERERQESIFQAEMSEHLAGFRREEEEKLADILGARGLEMKEIPADGHCMYRAIQDQLVFSVSVEMLRCRTASYMQKHVDQFLPFFSNPETGDPFGYDDFMIYCDNIVRTAAWGGQLELRALSHVLKTPIEVIQANSPTLVIGEEYVKKPIILVYLHYAYSLGEHYNSVRPLEAGAAGGALPHLR